The region TTCAAGAAGTACTGGATGGTAAGTGATTGGTAACATGATGAGATCTCTTTAGGGCCCGCATCTATGGTGCGGGCTCATTCATTTATCTAGGGTCGGGGAGGGATGAAATGTGACTTAGGGGTTAGGTAATGAAATCAATAACTAAAATCCAGAAAGGATGGTAGAGGACATGAACAGTGTAAATCGTCAAGATCAGAATCAGGTGGCCGGCAGGAGTGATGCTGAGGTCATAATGCTCACCCAGAAAGAGCTGGCTGAGATCGTAGCTACCGCGGTAAATGCCGCGCTCAACGCAAGGGAAGAAGTGAGGCCAGCGGCCCCTCAGCCGGTAACCCCGGAGGAGGCGAAGGCTCAGATAAGGGCAGCGGTAGACTCCATCGGGAGGACCGCAGTTGATTGCCTCAAGATCGCGGGCGGAGGGCTACTCGGGGCAGTGGATGAGCTATTTACCGCAGGTCTGAAAGTAGGCCTTCGAGTCACCGGGAGGATGCGGTAGCGCATACATACAAAGGCCGCAGAGCACATGCAGTGGAGTGGTTCCAACTGGGGCCACTCCTCCATTTAATTCTGATCGGAGAGGAGACCGGATATGAAGAAAGGATTCTCGCTGTATTCCATCAAGCTCGTGAAGTCAAAGACCGTTCCATATGATAGCACAGGGGTAAGCATCAATAACGCGTCAATAGCAGCAGAAGTCGCACGGATGTATTACAGAGGTGCAGATCGGGAGGCATTCTCAACTCTCCTTCTCAATGTCAAGAACCAGCTCATAGGCGCAAACATAGTGAGCGTGGGGAACCTGAACTCAAGCCTGGTACACCCGCGGGAGGTATTCAAGCCTGCGATACTGGCCAATGCATTTGAGGTCATACTCATCCATAACCACCCGAGCGGCGACCCCACGCCAAGTAGAGCGGATATAGAGATCACCAGGCGCATGATCCAGGCGGGAGATCTGCTGGATATAAGGGTCGTAGACCATGTCATAATTGCCGAGGATCGGTATGCCAGTATGCGAGAAAAAGGCCTGGCATTCTAACCTGAGTGTTCAAGACCATCTGGTAGCCATAGGTATGATCCATCAATTTGTTATGTATATAGTGCTACGAGGTAATTCCTGCCATTACTAAGCATATCTGTGGAGATAAGATATGTCCCGCGCATAAGGAGCGGGCATTTTCTGTTTCTGAGGAATAAAGTGCGAAATCCCAGAGATAAAAGGAGGCCGAGATCATGTTGAAGATTAGATTCCATGGGGCGATCCTCACATGTAAATCCTGCGGGAGTGAACTATTCGAGGAGGTGATAGATGACCACTGCCAGATATTCCGGTGCGTGAAATGCAGGGAGGTTATCGCCTTCGGCAACGCTGCCCGGGTGGAACGAATCGAGCTGCCAGGGCACCATGCCGGAAGCGAGACCGGCGACCGCTAATCAATTCCCAAGTCACCATGCATCAGAAACCGGTGGCAAGCATTCATCAGAGCCCCGGAGTATGTCCCACCCACCATCAGGGTGGTTTTTTATTTTTCTGGGGATTTATGCGGCAGGGGGACGGCATGAAGAGCCGTCCCCTCAACTTACAATTCAGGATTGGAGGAAAGAGCTATGGAGCTTACTGAGGAGTTCAGGAAGAGGTTTGTAAGAAGGTTTCAAGGCAAAGATTTCATCGTCTATAGCGGCCTGCTTGAACTTGCGAGGGAGAAGGGACTGAGGAGGCTTGAGGTAGAGATAGTCCAGATCCCTTCACCAGAGAACGGAAACTATGCTGTGTGTTCGGCAACCCTTGAGGGTGAAGATGGTTCCATTTACCGCGAGGTTGGCGATGCCTCCCCGGATAATGTGAATAAGAATATAGCCCCGCACATCCTGAGGATGGCCGCTACGAGGGCCAAGGCCAGGGCCCTCAGGGACTTTACCGGGGTGGACATGGTCTCCTTTGAGGAGATGGGCGAGATCGAGGATGACTATGACGAAGCGGCTCCTATCAAGCAGGGCGGGGATTCAGAGCCATCCCGGAGAGAGGGCAGATCCGGCAGGAGTGACAGGGCTACTTTACCCTTATGCGGCCACTGCGGGGCTGAGATAACGCAGTCGGTCTATAACTTCTCCATGCGCAAGTTTGGGAGGCCGCTCTGTATGGCCTGCCAGAGGAAGGCCGCAGCCGGGTGATCCCGGGTTCTTAGATTGGCACTACCGGGAATTCCAGCCTTATCCTAATGATAGTCTAATATCCCCTGTTCCTAAGCAGGTTGGGGGCGTCCTTGGGAAGACGCCCCGTGTTAGGTAGACCAAGCCCCTATGGAATCGGTACTCGCGGACAGATGTGAGGAGGCTCGGTTATGATAGGGGGAGTTCTCCTATAATCAGATCCTGGGAAGTCAGTTTCAATGAGGATTAGCTGGCCGCCTGGATATACACCATTATTAGTAACCTTGTAATCGTCGTGATTGTGGGCTAAATAGAACTGCGGGAACATGAAGTTGTCTGCCGTAGAAGAACCATAGTTCCAGGGCACCCAGTTATATGGAGGAATAAACGTCCCCTGGCCTAGGCTGGTTTGTAGTATGATGTTGGCCCATAGATCCGTCGCGCCCGGAAATGGTGGAATGAAAGTACCTGCCGTAATCGATTGTTCTGTAGCCTGAGCGATCTGCTGCTTTAAAGACGGGAAGCCTGCTTTGCCGCAGAAGATGTAATCTGCATAGATGGACCTCTTGTCGTCAGCGGAATAGAGTATGTCATAACTCTCTCCCGATCCCACTAGAGTGGTGAAGTTCATCTCACCAGCTGTCCGTGGGTTGGCATCCTTGCCGACTATCATACCATGCCAGCCGTGAACATGGAACGGTACCGGTTGGTAGCCGATGTTTATCATGCGTAGCAGGAATTTGTCAGGTGGTCTACGAGTAGCAGGATTCCCTGTTGATACCCTTACATAGCTTTCATATCCGTCTGGAATGCTATACCCGAAGTCGGGCTCTAGCGATGCAGGCAGAGTCGTTGGCAGCAAGGTGTCCGGGAAGGCACGCCCGTTTACCAGCCAGTAATCCGGTTTGTAGTTGACCGGGTTAAAGTCTGTTTGGGCAAACACTGCGTCGTGCCATGTCGAATCGATGTCCGAGAACAACAGGACCCAGTCACTATTAAAGAATGAGTTGATATCGTTGTATGCGAAGTTCCTATTGGTAGCAGTAGTAGGGATTTGAGGTTGTAATCTGCCCCTGAAGAACCAGCGCCCCGTTGAAGGGCCCTTCACGATGCCTGCTTGAGCCAAGCTTAGCATGGATGGGTAGACAATTAGTGCTCCATACATACCCATTTGGACGTGTTCAGAAGCTTCCTGGTGGCAGTGATAGAAGTATGTGCCAGGCTTTTCCGGCTTGAAATAGTAGGTCACGGTGATAGCTGGCATACCGGGTGGAGTCACAGGCACGCCCCAGGAGGTTTCGGGAACACCGTCGACCTGGGTAGCCACATGGCCTCCGTGGATATGAACAGTATGAAGATCGAGTATAGGAGGAGTCGTAAGATATAACCCGAGGTTAGTAAGGGTAATATACAGCTCATCGCCAATCTCCATATCAATTCTTGGCGATGGGATTACTGCCTTCCCTCTGAGGGCATCCAGGTTCGCCGGCACGGTGGTATCAAACTGCGGGTTTACCACTGTTGCCGGACCTGTAGGTACGCCGAAGGATATAGGTTGGACCTTGAATAGGCCGCCAACGAAGCCGAAAACGTATATCCGTCTACGGGGTTCGGTCCCTGTGGGATCCGTCGGGAGATTGATGAACCCGTCTGTGGCAAAGAGGTTATAGAATAGCCTCCTAGACAAAGGTTTCACCCCCTTTGTAGTCTATTGGTTAAAGGATCACGCCTTACCCTCCAGCTTATCATATGAAGCTTACAGCTCATCGGTGCTGCCTTTTATACTAAGAACCACGGTATATCCCAAACCCGTTCTACGTAATAATTGGCTACCGCCAACTCAACTGGCCCGGCCGTAATATCCTGGAGAAAAAATGCAGTCCCTTCGACAAAGCTCGGGTCACCGGGAGGCTGTTATTATGTAGCGGCATTTTCACGGACATTAAAGAAGATCTGGCCCGCCGGGAGCCATAGTCCCGGCCTTAGTCATGTACGGGAGGAGTGACCTCAAGATGAAACCAACCGAGCTGGTAAGAGAGATCGAATCTCGCCTGAAGGATTTAGGAGTGATGACCAAAAAAGCGAGGTCCTCGGCAGAAGTTATCGAGTACCTCAAGTTCATGGGCCATTTTCACCGCTACAGCTTCCACAACACCCTCTCGATCTGGCTACACTGTCCCCAT is a window of Bacillota bacterium DNA encoding:
- a CDS encoding multicopper oxidase domain-containing protein translates to MSRRLFYNLFATDGFINLPTDPTGTEPRRRIYVFGFVGGLFKVQPISFGVPTGPATVVNPQFDTTVPANLDALRGKAVIPSPRIDMEIGDELYITLTNLGLYLTTPPILDLHTVHIHGGHVATQVDGVPETSWGVPVTPPGMPAITVTYYFKPEKPGTYFYHCHQEASEHVQMGMYGALIVYPSMLSLAQAGIVKGPSTGRWFFRGRLQPQIPTTATNRNFAYNDINSFFNSDWVLLFSDIDSTWHDAVFAQTDFNPVNYKPDYWLVNGRAFPDTLLPTTLPASLEPDFGYSIPDGYESYVRVSTGNPATRRPPDKFLLRMINIGYQPVPFHVHGWHGMIVGKDANPRTAGEMNFTTLVGSGESYDILYSADDKRSIYADYIFCGKAGFPSLKQQIAQATEQSITAGTFIPPFPGATDLWANIILQTSLGQGTFIPPYNWVPWNYGSSTADNFMFPQFYLAHNHDDYKVTNNGVYPGGQLILIETDFPGSDYRRTPPIITEPPHICPRVPIP
- a CDS encoding JAB domain-containing protein, with amino-acid sequence MKKGFSLYSIKLVKSKTVPYDSTGVSINNASIAAEVARMYYRGADREAFSTLLLNVKNQLIGANIVSVGNLNSSLVHPREVFKPAILANAFEVILIHNHPSGDPTPSRADIEITRRMIQAGDLLDIRVVDHVIIAEDRYASMREKGLAF